The Dehalogenimonas sp. 4OHTPN genome window below encodes:
- the selA gene encoding L-seryl-tRNA(Sec) selenium transferase, which translates to MPNENQSELRKIPSVEKVLSDPALAPAIERYSHPVVAATVRDVVDRIREHAAGGGKVPPFEAVVEMVSYHLAAEWPGLLEPVINATGIILHTNLGRAPLSPAAVEALSKLLGGYYALELDLATGERGVRAQSMEKLLEMATGAESALVVNNNAAAVLLVLSTLARGREVIVSRGELVQIGGGFRVPEVMAASGAILREVGTTNQTFIRDFEAAVSDQTAMLLAVHRSNFAIRGFSHDAALPELKDLARQFDLPLVYDLGSGAIADTAAFGMSHEPTVAEALAAGCDIVCVSGDKLLGGPQAGIILGKRAYIDRLRKNPLLRALRIDKYAAIALAATILQYLKGQAAELPVYRMMAETLESLARRGDDLVEKLAAVGFSAEVVDGESLAGGGSLPDETLPTRLVSVEVKGSIDDFCRRLRLGSPPVLGRVHEGRFVIDLRTVFPAQDEALAHAMGAAGKF; encoded by the coding sequence TTGCCCAACGAAAATCAGAGCGAACTGCGGAAAATCCCTTCGGTCGAGAAGGTTCTTTCTGACCCGGCGCTGGCGCCGGCTATCGAGCGCTATTCCCATCCGGTGGTCGCGGCGACGGTCCGGGATGTCGTCGACCGCATCAGGGAGCATGCCGCCGGCGGCGGCAAGGTGCCGCCGTTTGAGGCTGTCGTCGAGATGGTGAGTTATCATCTGGCAGCCGAATGGCCCGGCTTACTTGAGCCGGTAATCAATGCCACCGGCATCATTCTGCATACCAATCTCGGCCGCGCCCCACTGTCCCCGGCAGCCGTCGAGGCGCTCTCGAAGCTGCTGGGCGGCTACTACGCCCTTGAACTCGATCTGGCGACGGGCGAACGAGGTGTGCGTGCTCAGTCCATGGAAAAGCTGCTGGAAATGGCCACCGGCGCCGAGAGCGCCCTGGTGGTCAACAACAACGCCGCGGCGGTTTTGCTCGTCCTGTCCACCCTGGCCAGGGGCCGGGAGGTTATCGTTTCCCGGGGCGAACTGGTGCAGATCGGGGGCGGTTTCCGGGTGCCGGAGGTTATGGCCGCCTCGGGCGCCATCCTGCGCGAGGTGGGCACCACCAATCAGACCTTCATCCGGGACTTCGAAGCGGCGGTTTCCGATCAGACAGCCATGCTCCTTGCCGTTCACCGTTCTAATTTTGCTATCCGCGGCTTTTCCCACGATGCCGCGCTGCCGGAACTTAAAGATCTGGCCAGGCAGTTCGACCTGCCGCTGGTCTACGACCTGGGCAGCGGCGCCATAGCCGATACCGCGGCCTTCGGGATGAGCCACGAGCCGACCGTCGCCGAGGCTCTGGCAGCGGGCTGTGACATCGTCTGCGTCTCAGGCGACAAGCTGCTGGGCGGACCCCAGGCCGGCATCATCCTGGGGAAAAGGGCATATATCGACCGCCTGCGCAAGAATCCCCTGCTGAGAGCCCTCAGGATCGACAAATACGCCGCCATAGCCCTTGCGGCGACCATTCTCCAGTACCTTAAGGGACAGGCCGCCGAACTGCCGGTCTACCGCATGATGGCCGAGACGTTGGAAAGCCTGGCCCGCCGCGGCGATGACCTGGTCGAGAAGCTGGCCGCGGTCGGTTTCTCCGCCGAAGTCGTCGACGGGGAAAGTCTGGCCGGCGGCGGCTCCCTGCCGGACGAGACGCTGCCGACGCGGCTTGTCTCCGTCGAGGTCAAGGGCTCGATTGACGATTTCTGCCGCCGGCTGCGGCTGGGCTCGCCGCCGGTGCTGGGCCGGGTCCACGAAGGCCGGTTCGTCATCGATCTGCGGACGGTTTTCCCGGCGCAGGATGAGGCGCTGGCGCATGCCATGGGAGCGGCCGGGAAATTCTAA